One region of Culex pipiens pallens isolate TS chromosome 2, TS_CPP_V2, whole genome shotgun sequence genomic DNA includes:
- the LOC120432673 gene encoding angiopoietin-related protein 5-like isoform X1: protein MNRWRLNFVTILAISLLHLSNGSLSVGKHLPDEETCNLTCVDKIADSIFKQVSERYTLLELRIIEKVELQLTHLERIIQERFTRIETFLSERVTTNVGVVHHQSYEESYHEVHKIEHNTTHHEVVKDLVVVSAENDTKSVPESIESSTPKPVKIDEIPSSTGSTLEHPDDCVHTDKEYPDYDDDYAQQLIEARMGSNGKRPCVEAGVTIKPSTLTSVPTEGSTTASSSSNKDNFVGPVTQASISENPNHQNEFDIPVGVEIVELPACSQTAEEIPEVIPDESEAKETNTESVSQPSFDNGAIMTPKTTTERIATSTNDDPNKNQEIEQIVFIPDVSKPDANKYGHELLKTTVPPKKKLQPWIRTSTAKSKLTSLTSSSTSTTTEDPNTYKIHFPTESPEPEPVTTPKHGPIPKPPQVFRYARNYLNGTWTIIHSRYDGSISFNRSWAEYRAQFGRLPGEHWMGLEALHQLTKSGEYELLVLLKGFDGTVKTAMYDSFWVGSEAANYRLALGPFVGGDAGDSFSGASGQMFSTYDRDNDRSLCASCAEVLHSGWWFKDCADANLNGLYVSSMVHEERSYGTSMNWWGFGRDYQGLKEAAMMVRKRGRKLA, encoded by the exons ATGAATCGTTGGCGGTTGAATTTCGTTACTATTTTGGCAATTAGTTTGTTACACTTGAGTAACGGTTCATTGTCTGTGGGTAAA cATTTACCAGATGAAGAAACGTGTAATCTGACGTGTGTTGATAAAATTGCTGATAG tatttttaaacaagtgtCAGAACGTTACACTTTGTTAGAGCTGAG AATAATTGAAAAAGTAGAATTGCAACTAACGCATTTGGAACGAATTATTCAAGAAAGGTTTACAAGAATTGAAACCTTTTTGAGCGAGCGAGTTACAACAAATGTTG gTGTTGTTCATCATCAGAGTTATGAAGAAAGTTACCATGAAgttcacaaaattgagcacaaTACAACGCATCATGAGGTAGTAAAGGATCTCGTTGTGGTTTCTGCCGAGAATGACACTAAATCAGTACCCGAATCAATAGAGTCATCCACTCCAAAACCcgtgaaaattgacgaaattccTAGTTCAACTGGAAGCACTCTCGAGCATCCTGATGATTGCGTTCATACCGATAAAGAGTATCCGGATTACGATGATGATTATGCGCAGCAGTTGATCGAAGCTCGAATGGGGTCTAATGGCAAACGACCATGTGTAGAAGCTGGCGTAACTATAAAGCCATCTACTTTGACTTCTGTGCCCACAGAAGGGTCAACAACAGCTTCTTCGTCATCAAATAAAGATAATTTTGTAGGTCCTGTAACTCAAGCAAGTATTTCGGAAAATCCTAATCACCAGAACGAGTTTGATATTCCAGTGGGTGTTGAAATCGTAGAACTGCCGGCCTGCAGTCAGACTGCAGAAGAAATTCCAGAAGTGATTCCAGATGAATCTGAGGCCAAAGAAACGAACACTGAATCGGTGTCCCAACCATCATTTGACAATGGGGCGATCATGACTCCAAAAACAACTACTGAAAGAATTGCTACGTCAACTAATGATGATCCCAATAAGAATCAGGAAATCGAACAAATTGTATTCATTCCTGATGTTTCAAAGCCCGATGCCAACAAGTACGGACACGAACTTCTCAAAACAACTGTTCCACCTAAGAAGAAGCTTCAACCGTGGATTAGGACTTCAACTGCCAAATCCAAGCTCACCTCGCTAACCAGCAGTTCTACGTCAACCACTACCGAAGATCCCAACACCTACAAAATACACTTCCCCACGGAATCCCCGGAACCGGAACCTGTCACAACTCCAAAGCACGGTCCAATCCCGAAGCCACCCCAGGTATTCCGTTACGCGCGAAACTACCTCAACGGCACGTGGACCATAATCCACAGCCGGTACGACGGATCGATCAGCTTCAACCGCAGCTGGGCCGAGTACCGAGCCCAATTTGGACGACTTCCCGGCGAGCACTGGATGGGACTGGAAGCGTTGCACCAGCTGACCAAATCAGGCGAGTACGAACTGTTGGTCCTGTTGAAGGGCTTCGATGGGACGGTGAAGACCGCCATGTACGACAGCTTCTGGGTGGGTTCGGAAGCCGCCAACTATCGGCTCGCGCTGGGACCGTTTGTGGGCGGAGATGCTGGGGACTCGTTTTCCGGTGCCAGTGGGCAGATGTTCTCGACGTACGATCGGGACAACGATCGGTCGCTGTGTGCTTCGTGTGCGGAGGTTTTGCACAGCGGGTGGTGGTTCAAGGATTGTGCCGATGC AAACTTAAACGGTCTCTATGTATCCTCGATGGTACATGAAGAACGGTCATATGGAACTTCAATGAACTGGTGGGGCTTCGGTCGAGATTACCAAGGGCTCAAGGAGGCAGCTATGATGGTTCGGAAAAGAGGTCGTAAACTAGCGTGA
- the LOC120432673 gene encoding uncharacterized protein LOC120432673 isoform X2, whose translation MNRWRLNFVTILAISLLHLSNGSLSVGKHLPDEETCNLTCVDKIADSIFKQVSERYTLLELRIIEKVELQLTHLERIIQERFTRIETFLSERVTTNVGVVHHQSYEESYHEVHKIEHNTTHHEVVKDLVVVSAENDTKSVPESIESSTPKPVKIDEIPSSTGSTLEHPDDCVHTDKEYPDYDDDYAQQLIEARMGSNGKRPCVEAGVTIKPSTLTSVPTEGSTTASSSSNKDNFVGPVTQASISENPNHQNEFDIPVGVEIVELPACSQTAEEIPEVIPDESEAKETNTESVSQPSFDNGAIMTPKTTTERIATSTNDDPNKNQEIEQIVFIPDVSKPDANKYGHELLKTTVPPKKKLQPWIRTSTAKSKLTSLTSSSTSTTTEDPNTYKIHFPTESPEPEPVTTPKHGPIPKPPQVFRYARNYLNGTWTIIHSRYDGSISFNRSWAEYRAQFGRLPGEHWMGLEALHQLTKSGEYELLVLLKGFDGTVKTAMYDSFWVGSEAANYRLALGPFVGGDAGDSFSGASGQMFSTYDRDNDRSLCASCAEVLHSGWWFKDCADA comes from the exons ATGAATCGTTGGCGGTTGAATTTCGTTACTATTTTGGCAATTAGTTTGTTACACTTGAGTAACGGTTCATTGTCTGTGGGTAAA cATTTACCAGATGAAGAAACGTGTAATCTGACGTGTGTTGATAAAATTGCTGATAG tatttttaaacaagtgtCAGAACGTTACACTTTGTTAGAGCTGAG AATAATTGAAAAAGTAGAATTGCAACTAACGCATTTGGAACGAATTATTCAAGAAAGGTTTACAAGAATTGAAACCTTTTTGAGCGAGCGAGTTACAACAAATGTTG gTGTTGTTCATCATCAGAGTTATGAAGAAAGTTACCATGAAgttcacaaaattgagcacaaTACAACGCATCATGAGGTAGTAAAGGATCTCGTTGTGGTTTCTGCCGAGAATGACACTAAATCAGTACCCGAATCAATAGAGTCATCCACTCCAAAACCcgtgaaaattgacgaaattccTAGTTCAACTGGAAGCACTCTCGAGCATCCTGATGATTGCGTTCATACCGATAAAGAGTATCCGGATTACGATGATGATTATGCGCAGCAGTTGATCGAAGCTCGAATGGGGTCTAATGGCAAACGACCATGTGTAGAAGCTGGCGTAACTATAAAGCCATCTACTTTGACTTCTGTGCCCACAGAAGGGTCAACAACAGCTTCTTCGTCATCAAATAAAGATAATTTTGTAGGTCCTGTAACTCAAGCAAGTATTTCGGAAAATCCTAATCACCAGAACGAGTTTGATATTCCAGTGGGTGTTGAAATCGTAGAACTGCCGGCCTGCAGTCAGACTGCAGAAGAAATTCCAGAAGTGATTCCAGATGAATCTGAGGCCAAAGAAACGAACACTGAATCGGTGTCCCAACCATCATTTGACAATGGGGCGATCATGACTCCAAAAACAACTACTGAAAGAATTGCTACGTCAACTAATGATGATCCCAATAAGAATCAGGAAATCGAACAAATTGTATTCATTCCTGATGTTTCAAAGCCCGATGCCAACAAGTACGGACACGAACTTCTCAAAACAACTGTTCCACCTAAGAAGAAGCTTCAACCGTGGATTAGGACTTCAACTGCCAAATCCAAGCTCACCTCGCTAACCAGCAGTTCTACGTCAACCACTACCGAAGATCCCAACACCTACAAAATACACTTCCCCACGGAATCCCCGGAACCGGAACCTGTCACAACTCCAAAGCACGGTCCAATCCCGAAGCCACCCCAGGTATTCCGTTACGCGCGAAACTACCTCAACGGCACGTGGACCATAATCCACAGCCGGTACGACGGATCGATCAGCTTCAACCGCAGCTGGGCCGAGTACCGAGCCCAATTTGGACGACTTCCCGGCGAGCACTGGATGGGACTGGAAGCGTTGCACCAGCTGACCAAATCAGGCGAGTACGAACTGTTGGTCCTGTTGAAGGGCTTCGATGGGACGGTGAAGACCGCCATGTACGACAGCTTCTGGGTGGGTTCGGAAGCCGCCAACTATCGGCTCGCGCTGGGACCGTTTGTGGGCGGAGATGCTGGGGACTCGTTTTCCGGTGCCAGTGGGCAGATGTTCTCGACGTACGATCGGGACAACGATCGGTCGCTGTGTGCTTCGTGTGCGGAGGTTTTGCACAGCGGGTGGTGGTTCAAGGATTGTGCCGATGCGTGA